A genomic window from Salvia miltiorrhiza cultivar Shanhuang (shh) unplaced genomic scaffold, IMPLAD_Smil_shh original_scaffold_196, whole genome shotgun sequence includes:
- the LOC131003346 gene encoding LOW QUALITY PROTEIN: omega-3 fatty acid desaturase, chloroplastic-like (The sequence of the model RefSeq protein was modified relative to this genomic sequence to represent the inferred CDS: inserted 3 bases in 2 codons) produces the protein MASFVISECGLKPLPRIYPKPTNGHSFSSYNLRISRTNQFGSSSSLSSGISKERNWGLRVSVPLRIQPVEEESXEFDPAAPPPFKLSDIKAAIPKHCWVKDPWRSVSFVVRDVVAVFGMAAAAAYFNNWLLWPLYWFAQSTMFWALFVLGHDCGHGSFSNNPKLNSVFGHFLHSSILVPYHGWRISHRTHHQNHGHVENDESWHPLPEKIYNSLDSMTKKLRFTLPFPMLAYPIYLWARSPGKKGSHYHPDSGLFVPNERKDVITSTVCWTAMAALLVGLSFVMGPVQLLKLYGVPYLGFVAWLDLVTYLHHHGHEDKLPWYRGKEWSYLRGGLTTLDRDYGLINNIHHDIGTHVIHHLFPQIPHYNLVEATEATKGVLGKYYREPKKSGPLPFHLXGDLVRSMKKDHYVSDTGDVVYYQTDPQLNGGQKS, from the exons ATGGCGAGCTTTGTTATATCAGAATGTGGGTTGAAGCCGCTTCCAAGAATCTATCCCAAACCAACAAATGGTCACTCTTTCTCTAGCTATAATTTGAGAATTTCAAGAACTAATCAGTTTGGTTCTTCATCCTCCTTATCGAGTGGGATTAGTAAGGAACGGAATTGGGGTTTGAGAGTGAGTGTGCCATTGAGGATTCAGCCGGTGGAAGAAGAGAG GGAATTCGAcccggcggcgccgcctccgttTAAGTTGTCTGATATAAAGGCGGCGATTCCCAAGCATTGTTGGGTGAAGGACCCTTGGAGGTCTGTGAGCTTTGTGGTGAGGGATGTGGTGGCTGTTTTTGGGATGGCTGCGGCCGCCGCCTATTTCAACAATTGGCTTCTTTGGCCTTTGTACTGGTTTGCTCAGAGCACCATGTTCTGGGCTCTCTTTGTTCTCGGTCATGACTG TGGCCATGGAAGCTTTTCAAACAATCCCAAGTTGAATAGTGTGTTTGGCCATTTTCTTCACTCTTCAATCTTGGTGCCCTACCATGGATG GAGAATTAGTCATAGAACTCATCATCAGAACCATGGACATGTTGAGAATGATGAATCTTGGCACCCT CTACCTGAGAAGATTTACAATAGCTTGGACAGTATGACCAAGAAATTGAGGTTCACATTGCCTTTCCCTATGTTGGCATATCCTATTTATCTG TGGGCACGAAGTCCTGGGAAGAAAGGCTCTCATTACCACCCAGACAGTGGTTTGTTTGTGCCAAATGAGAGGAAAGATGTTATCACGTCAACAGTTTGTTGGACTGCAATGGCTGCTTTGCTTGTAGGACTATCTTTTGTTATGGGTCCGGTCCAGCTTCTCAAACTATACGGTGTTCCTTACTTG GGTTTCGTAGCGTGGCTTGATCTCGTGACTTATTTGCATCATCACGGGCACGAAGATAAGCTCCCTTGGTACCGTGGAAAG GAATGGAGTTATCTGAGAGGCGGGCTTACGACACTTGACCGTGACTACGGGCTGATCAACAACATCCATCACGACATAGGAACACATGTCATACACCATCTCTTCCCCCAAATCCCACACTACAACTTAGTAGAAGCT ACTGAAGCAACTAAGGGGGTTTTAGGCAAATACTACAGGGAGCCGAAGAAGTCAGGCCCTCTGCCATTCCACT TGGGAGACCTTGTGAGAAGCATGAAGAAGGATCACTACGTGAGTGACACTGGCGACGTCGTCTATTATCAGACAGATCCTCAACTCAATGGAGGTCAAAAATCTTAA